The genomic DNA GTACGGAGATGCTTTGAAATTGTTGTGGAGGGCGATCATACAACACGGTTGCTCTGTGGATGGTACATATGGGGAAAATAATATTACGATTACTGCAATCACGATGcgaaacacacgcaaacaaacaattgattACCTAACATTCCACTGGGTGTAGAGATCGTTCTTCATTGCTTTAGTTACACAAAAGCTGTCGGCCGCCCTTGCCCCGAAGAATTTTTCTATCTGCTTGGCAATGCGTACAATCGGCGATTCTGGGGACGACTCAAGAGCCAAAATCGAGTACGTGTAGTTATGCCAATCAATTATGAGCCTGGAGCGAACCAACAAGCAATACAGGTACGCAACAATAATAGCAGGAATGGCCGGAGGATTCTGGCATAGAATAAACTTCGGTTTCGGTATACTGATGAGAGTGATCAGTAGTCCAAGCGCTTGCCATACTGTCTTGAAAAGGTATTTCAGGACGTTGGGCAGTTCAAGCTCGGGAAATGGGTTCAACTTGTGTATGCGTACATTGGGGCTTGCTCTGATTTCCTCTAACGGCGTCGTATGTACATATCCGATAAAGTCTACCGAAAAATCATTCTCCGAAAGGCTCTTCACATGGTACTGCATGCGAGGACTGCGACCAATATCTCCCAGCACGATAACACACGCGTTTTGGGCCTTCTTCCGTTCGCTCATGATATCTCTTATCAAAATGCACTTccaaataaatcaaaacataaCTGGCTTGAACGTGGCGCAACAagctgttgtgtgttttggtgtCAAAGTATTCTAGCTTTTGCTTGCTAgaaaatggctcgcacatatTTGCTTGCAGAATACAGAGCCCAAGAACGAATAGCAATAAAAATGGCGCTAAAAATGCGATATTGTCTTGAATAATTCGGCATGcttctttatctttttttcaaatgttttatttttcgtaaCTGAAGTAATTTAACCTTTTCTTTTTAATGGAAATTTACCGGTTGGCAACTGCCAAAATTTGCACAAACACTGTGCGACGCAGTCGGCTGTCAACTTACAGTTATTGTAGTTACATTATTGCAGTTTCATACTGCAGAACTCAACGGTTTTCGGCATTTGCAGTTGGTATCATTCGAAGAAAGCACGTCAAGCTTCGCATCAGACATTTTGTGAACAGAAGCGCAGCTGTGAAGAGTGGTGAAAGGAAGATTTTGTGGCGGTATTTGATTGTTAAAGTAAACGCCCATGATGTATTCCGTAAAGGGAGCAACAATTTACATTCTGTGCGAAGAAAGTGGTAAAATACTTGAAAAAATAGCTGTGAACACCAATCGGATCACATTTGGTTCATACCCGCTGAACAACGTCCGCTTGCATACGCCAAATACCGAGCGGCTGCACTGTAAAATATTTGCGGATTCGTCCAATTCGGTACGTGGAATTAGTCGAACCATACTTCCATGTGATGCTTGCCTTGGTGTGGTGATATTAATTGCGTTTCGTGACTTTTCAGGTGACTATCGTCAATTATTCACAGAGTAATCCTGTGCGAGTGAATAACACCCGTGTGCAGAgtacaacggatttacatgaCAATGATAAATTCGAAGTGGCCGGCTGCTTGTTTTTGTGGAATTTCAATCCTGCAAACATCAAAGCAGTTCCCAAGCCGAAAAAGCGCACAATCCAGCAATGTAGGCGGAAAACGATCACGTTGAAACGGGTGCGAAGCAGCGGGGATATTGAAAAACAAAGCTGCGCGATAGTACCACGGTCGGTTAGTTTGATGCTGAATGCCTATAGGAAACGGCGAACAATTCACAGGTAGGAGTTTGCATACGCATTGTAGTTTGGTAGCTTCCTAAAGCAGAGCAGTCATCGGTTCCCTCCTAGGAATATATAAATAATGGAATGAATAGAAGGCGTCATCAAAACTGTCCCCGTGGATGAAAGACACCCAGGGGTTTTCAAGCTAGATCATCAACGTTCTTCGAAACACACTTTCCTTAACGTTGCAAAGGGTGAACGGGTTAGAATTGcatgtattatttatttatgggAGAGTCGTTCACCGTTGCTGACAGTGTTACGTTATTGAGCTGGATTCAAACCCCttttaaaacaatgttttgtataactttttttccctttaGCAATACTGTGTTCAGACAATCATCCTTATGCGATGCAAACATATCAAACAACCGGTGCGAAGAAAATAATCTATCCGAGCACGCTAGTAACGCACTCGTTGAAACGAGTACGCCAACAACCGTCAATATTATGCGGCCAGATTTATCTCCCGCTATTACACCGCTcattgaaaaggaaaacatcgtGCCTGCAAACATTCAAGAACTAATTACTGGCGATCTTATGACTAAAACGCATACACCCGTATCTAAGCGACGACACTTGGCCTGCCATACGCCTGTGTCtcatttaattgatttaacgACTCCGCCGGCCAAAACTCGGGCGACAAGCTCGGCGCGAAAAGCATTATCCAGCAAAGCAATTCAGTCTCCACGGCTACTAGATGTTGTGAATATAGTAACACCTAGTCCAAAGAAAATCAGCAGAACGCCAATTTCGTTACGAAGCACTACATCAACGCCGAAAACTACATTATTAAAATCGGCCATCAAAAATTCACGAGCACACGAGCCGAGTCCTAAGAAAACACCCCTTACTTCCGGTTTCGCGAAGAAAACTCCAAATGTAAAATTGAACACGCCGCGTTCAAATACACCAAAACTTGCGCCGGTCTCTGGCAAGAGTTCTACGCCCAAAGCAAGGAAGCATTTAATGTCGTCTCTAAACGAGAAGAAGGGAGTTCCTATGTACAAAACGGATTCTCCAGTACCAATCATAAGTTTGGAAGAATCAAGCAAACATTCAACACCAACGCTCACAAAAAGACAAGGCACTGCTGCTACGCCGAAGCGAACCGTTTGCGGTACTCCGAAGGGCCAGCTTCTGGAACGATGTAATATTCAGCAACCTGCTAGCGTCGTAACTTCTGCAAACACTGACAATATTGGCGAAGTAGAGTGTCCCAGCGTTGAGCCGATTATTGATGTGCGATCAATAATAAAGAAGCCGAATCGGACTACACAGATACGATCGGCCAAATATTCCGATATAACTCCTCACGAATCTTTTGCTGACGGACTGATGCCAATTGCTTCTATACCTCCAGAAGAAACTGTGATAGTGTTCCAGGCCGAGAGCAGCGTGTCAACGCCATCTAACATACTTCAGGACGAATTGAAATGTGTGAGTGACATGCCATCGAATGTTAACCCTAATCGCAATTCTTGTTCATCGGCCATAGCCCCCTTTTTCTCCGACGCATCTCAGAAGACACGTAAAACTATGAGCGATTTCAGCAGCAGACTACCGGCGAGTCCTTTACGGCCCTTGAGTCATTACAAGTTGATTCAAAGCAACTTAGATTCGATCGATGTTTCAACAAAAGACACGAAGGCACACCCAGCAATTATTGTTTCAGAAGACGATAACGATGAAAATGAATTGCTGGCAGAAAGTGGCATGACCCAATCTCTACAAAACGATTCGATTCCCACAACTCCTGAGCTGAGACATTCATGGCGACACACTCGGAAATGTATCGGCAGCGCGTTTACATCTTTGAATACTTCTCGACCACAGTTGGATTTGACCGCAGAAATAGACGAAAGTCTAGTGCTAACAGAGGATGAGGAAGCCGTACCCGAAAATAATCAGCTTTATAACTTGGAATGCTCTAACCCAATACCTTCGTCGGATGTAGAACAATTGGTTTTACATAATGCTAGCAGCAATAATCGCCCAGCATCCATGGTTCCAGAAACGACCACTGAAATATCGTCGGGTTTGATGTCTCACAGGTAGGACAGAAATCTGTTTATTAGTGATTTCTTGGCGTATGCTGTGCACTAACATATATGTTGCGTATTTTAGTTTTGATAACGAGCCACCTTTACGCGATTCTGACGATATTGCTGAATGTTCGATAACTGAGCAGGAAAAGGTCCAGGAAGATGCAGTGCATCAAGAGTGAGTATACGATAAAAACTAAATGTACGTAACAAATCAGTGCAGTATTCtaattttcatttgttaaatAATTCCAATAGAGCCAGTTATTCCACGAAGATCGCATTACACTTGGAAATACCAGAGCTCATTTTCAATCATTTCGACGAGGACGAAAAGGAGGTGGAAGCGATTTCGGAATCGAAGACAGGCGACAACGAAATGGCAGAGATTACCGAATCTCAGGCCGACGACGAGGAAGTGGAAGAGATTTCTGAATCGCAGACTGGCGATAAGGAAGTGGTAGTGATTTCCGAATCGCAGATTGACGACAAGGACGAGGAAGAGATGTTCGATTCGCAGGCTGAAGACAAGAAAGTGGAAGAGATGTCAGAATCGCAGACTGAAGGCCAGGAAGTGGAAGAGATTTCCGAATCGCAGACTGTCgtcaaggaagaggaagagatTCCAGAATCGCTGATTGAAGACAAGGGAGTGGAAGAGATGTCAGAATCACAGCTTGAAGGCCAGGAAGTGGAAGAGATTTCCGTATCGCAGTCTGTCGACAAGGAAGACTCACAGATTGATGACAAGGAAATAGAAGAGATACCAGAGTCTCATACTGACGACAAGGAAGTGGAAGAGATCCCAGAGTCACAGACTGTCgacaaggaagaggaagagatTCCAGAACCGCAGATTGAAGACAAGGAAGTGGAAGAGATTGCAGAACCCCGGTCTGAAGATAAGGAAGTGGAAGAGATTTCTCAATCACAAGAGTAAGTATACGATAAGAAttaaatgtttgctttgcaacaaaaaatacagcattttaatttaaatttgtttagtAATTCTCGCAGATCCAGTTATCCCAGCGATACTGTATTAATTATGGAATCACCAGAGCTTCACAGTAACTTCGACGAGAAGGACAAGGAAGTAATTTCCGAATCGCAGATTGACGACGAGGAAGTAAAAGAGATTTCAGAATCGCAGTCTGAAGACAAGGAAGACCCACAGACTGACGACAAGGAAATAGAAGAGATACCAGAGTTACATACTGACGACAAGGAAGTAGAAGAGATTTCCGAATCGCAGACTGTCgacaaggaagaggaagagctCCCAGGATCACACCctgatgaagaaaaagaagtggTAGAGATTGCAGAATCGCAGATTGACGATAAGAAATTGGAAGAGATTCCACAATCACAGCCTGAAGAGAAGGAAGTGGAAGAGATGTCAGAATTGCAGCAGGAAATGGAGGAGATCCCTGAGCCACAGACTGACGACAAGGAAATAGAAGAGATATCCGAATTGCAGACTGTCGACAAGGAAGTGGAAGAGATGTCTGAATTGCAGCCTGAAGACAAGGAAATAGAAGAGATTCCAGAGTCGCAGGCTGCCGACAAGGAAATAGAAGAGATCTCAGAGTCACAGACTGACGACAAGGAAGTGAAAGATATATCCGAATCGCAGATTGACGGCAACGAAGTGGAAGAGATGTCAGAGTCACATACTGTcgacaaggaagaagaagagattccTGAATCGCAGCAGGAAATGGCGGAGATACCAGAGCCACAAATTGACCAGATACCAGAATCCCAGTCTGAAGATAAGGAAGTGGAAGAGATTTCCGAATCGCAGCCTGAAGACAAGGAAGACCCGCAGACTGACACCAAGGAAGTGGAAGATATATCCGAATCGCAGACTGACGACAACGAAGTGGAAGAGATTTCTGAACCGCAGCAGGAAATGAGGGAGATCCCAGAGCCACAGACTGACaacaaggaagaggaagagatgTCAGAATCACAGCCTGAAGTCAAGGAGGAAGAGATTTCCGAATCGCAGATTGACGATAAGGAATTGGAAGAGATTCCTGAATCGCAGCCTGAAGACAAGGAAATAGAAGAGATACCAGAGTCGCAGGCTGCCGACAAGGAAGTGGAAGAGATATCAGAGTCACAGACTGACggcaaggaagaggaagagatTTCCGAATCGCAGCCTGAAGATAAGGAAGTGAAAGAGATTCCTGAGTCACAGACTGACGACAAGGAAGTAGAAGAGATTTGTGAACCGCAACAAGAATTGGAGGAGGTCGCAGAGCCGCAGACTGACgacaaggaagaggaagagatgTTAGAATCGAAGACTGAAGACAAGGAAATGGAAGAGATCCCAGAGTTGCAAGCTGTCGACAAGGAAATAGAAGAGATCCCAGAGTCACAGACTGACGACAAGAAAGTGGAGGAGATACCAGAGTCACAGTCTGACGACAAGAAAGTGCATGAGATTTTAGAATCACTGGGAGAGATTCCAGGTTCAGAAGTTATGTCGGATTCGCTTTCCCAAAGGTATGGTAAAAAATTGTCGGCTCATTAGTAGTTAAATGTTGCATActgaaaaatattgttttttattgtagTTCGAATGAAGAAGCAACGTCTCGCAATGCTGAAAATAATGAACGTTCAGTAATCGAGTCGGAGCTAGCCTATCAGCGAGCAACGGTGCAAGCGTGAGTATTAGATAAGCATAAATATGCATCTCTGAAGTGTGCAATATgtaattaatattaatatttgttttgtttgtacaatGGTAACAGAACGTCGGAAAAGGCGGATGGAAATATGCTACAACTGGGAACTTCCGTGCTAAGTGTCGATAAAAACGACAAACCAGTTGAAGCGATTTCAGGCATAGAACCTAAACAAATGCCAACAACTCCAAAAGTCTCTAAAAGGCGCCTCTATTCCAAAAGCAACTATAACAGTGAAACACTCCTAACGCCGAATAACATTGTAGAATCTCCAAGAGCAGTGCAGGTTACATTCTCGGAAGGCTACCCGAGCTTAGTGAAAACCATGCAACAGCACAAAAATGATGCTGAAAACCTAGTTCGTGACAATCGTCCAAAGCGCTCTTGTCGGCTAAAGATAACGAATCTTTCGGAAGAGTTTCTTGCAGGCAATTCCCCTGCGCCGAAGTTTGTGAAACCGAAGCCCGAGGCTTCTGAGCACCACGACTCGTTTGCTGTCAATGAGGGAGAGTCTGGTGATATCCAGAATGAAAAATCCGATACCAGTATCATTCAAAATTCGTCACAAACGTTGGATGGAGCGGCAATGGAAGACAGTCGAAAAGACAAAGATGTGTCAACCGGAGCTAGAAAGGGTCGTACGCAAAAGAAGGTTATTCTAGAGGAGTCTTCAACAGTACAGACGCCAGTCAGAAAAGGTCGGAACCGTAAACCTGTTGACACGGTAAAAGAAACGGATGCTACCAAGGAACCACTGGGCGATACTGAAGCAATTGAGCAGGAAGACAACCAGAATATGGATGATGCTGAAGCCGATTCGCTGGCAACAGACGACAAGGAAGAGCAAAAAGATAAACCACAAGTAGCAAGAAAGGGCCGGGCGCTCCGAAAGATTGTTCCTCAAGAAGAGCCTTCCAGCGTAAGGACGCCAATCAGAAAGGGCAGAGGCCGAAAAGTTGCTGACGCGGTAAAAGCGATAGATCCTAGCAAAGAACCACTGGTCGAAGCTGAAGGAATCGAGCAGGAAGAGCCCCAGAACATGGAGAATGAAACAGAACTATCGCTCCGGGAAACCAAGCAAGCTGGTACACCCGCTGAAGCTGCCGATTCCATGGCAACAGACGACAAGGAAGAGCAAAAAGCAGAACCGACAGTATCAAGAAAGGGTCGGGCGCTTCGAAAAATTGCTCCTCAAGAAGAGCCTTCCACCGTAAGGACGCCAGTCAGAAAGGGTAGAGGCCGAAAAGCTGCTGACGCGGTAAAAGAAGTAGATGCTGCCGGAAAACCACTGGCCGAAGCTGAAGCAATAGAACAGAAAGATAATCAGAACAAGGATGGTGCAACCGAACTATCGCTCCAGGACATCAAGCAAGTTAGTACACCCGCTGAAGCTGAATCGATGGCAACGGACGATAAGGAAGAGCAAAAAGGTAAACCAAAAGTAGCAAGAAAGGGCCGGGCGCCGCGAAAGATAGCTCTTCAAGAAGAAGAGCCTTCTAGTGCAAGGACGCCAGTCAGAAAGGGTAGAGGCCGAAAAGTGGTTGACGCAGTAAAAGAGGTGGATGCTAGCGAAAAATCGTTTGGCGAAGTTGGAGCAATCGAGCAGAAAGATAATCAGAAGACGGAGGATAAAAAGGAACTGTCGCTTCGGAGAACCAAGCGCGCTGCTGAACCTGCTGACACTGATTCGATGGCAGCGGACGACAAAGAAAAGCTTAATGCtgaaccaacagcagcaagaaagGGTCGAACACGAAAGATAGCTGCTCTGGAAGAGTCGTCTTCTAGTGGTGTAAAGACGCCAGTCCGGAGGGGCCGAAAAGTAGCTAGAGTAGCAGAGGAAAACGTCGCTCCGGAAACTCCGTTGGGCGAAACTGAAGTGAGCGAGCAGCATCGTATCACGACACCGACACCTAACAAAACAGGCAAAAGACGTTTGGTTGATCTGCGTGGTGATGAAGACGCTCAGAGCGCGGCTGATTCGATGGCAACAGGCGACAAAGATGAAAAGCTTACTGACCAGCCAACGGGAGCAAGAAAGGGTCGGGCGCCGCGAAAGGTAGTTATTCTAGAAGAACCTTCCTCAATCGTAAAGACGCCAGTCAGAAGGGGCCGAAAAGCAGCAAAGAAGGCAGAAGAAATTCCCGCAACCGAAACAAACCCTCTGGACGAAACTGCGGTGTCTGAGCCGGATCTGGAAAAGCCGCCGgccagaaaaggaagaaggcgCAAAGCAGAATTAGGTGAGAATGAAAACGATCACAAATCGGACGATATGAATGAACGGACGAAACGGACTAGACGGCCGCAGGCGCAGGAGGTAGTGCCGGAAGATATAAACGTTGAAGCTACGGCTGAAAAGACAAGCACCAGTCGAACGAAAGCGAAGAGGACGGCCAAGAAAAACGATGAAAGTGTTTCGGACAATACGGATGTAGCAAGTAGTGCTGCTGAAAGTCCAAAGCTGGAAAAAATACCAAGAAGAACACGCGCTAAAAGGAACTGCTAACTTTGAAAAGATGACTGTGTGCGATGATTTTTTCGTATGAAACACAATTCCATGTTTTGAGATTTTATGTCTTGTCGTGTTTTGTCATTATTATAATGTTATTTCGTTTGATCGTAatgtataaaataaatattcttaTTTTACAAGAGTACGCTCCTCTGTGCAGCCACCtgcatctcttcttcttcgacaTTATAACCTCTATTGTTCTCTGCCTACTATTTCTGagttccttgacttgattacCCGTTAATATatatggtaaaagactcgagaaggcccccccctagaatattttgtgtgcagcactgtggcctgtcatttttatagcacaaaGGGAATTTTGTATGGTCAAAAATCGTTTGATAacaacattgtgcattgttccttaatactgttactggacagcgagtagagcatgataatatacattgtaagaagtgatttgaaatgttattattcttatttttcgttcttttctgaatatctatgcccgatAACAAggatccatcgaaccaatgttccgttacagtctgggaacaccgtgtatgttgtaagcctgattggaCGCTCccagcgtgaccaaaaattatagCTTAGTTCCTGCAAtccaatataaatggtcaggatagagggaaggggatttaatcgaataataagcaatatttcattcgactttattcaaccatttttgaccacactgaaagcaatactgtgaagctttcgcaacgtgtgtactgcgaattgcatacattcaggcgtaaatcctacagtgcctaacAATTTcaggggggccttctcgagtcttttacccacaatgtttatatgaaaagagttatgaccatacaaaaatcctactgtgcaataaaaatgacatgCCACAGtactgcacacaaaagattctagggggggggccttctcgagtcttttaccttttttcctatttttgccTAGTTCTGTCAACATGACAACTGGATGCCCCATCTGACGCTTATTTGACGTTGGCGATTCATTTTGTTAGTTGGGTGTGTAGGGAACGAGTTTGCATTTGCGTTGTGATCAGCTGTGAGTTGCGACGCGCACCAAGCAAGTAGCaagttgttttcgttttccgaACGCGCCTACTGCGAGGACAGTGAAAAGTGGAAAACAGATCGATTCGCTTACAGTGGCGAACGGTTTCCGGCTGGGTCAAGTGCATGGAATAGCGGGGGGAAAGAGCTGTACGCGTATAGTATTCGGCATAGCAGGCGCGATTGCCCCCGTAGCTGGGGCGTTGAATTCCTTTGTCATCGTGCGTGGAGATATGGCCATGGTGtaggggcagcagcagccatttAGAAGCTCGCTTCTTCTTGCCCGTGTTTGTCGTTGTCGTTGTTCGTCTGCTTTCGCGCCTTTGGTTTATTgcagttgtttgtttatccTATTGTGGCGCAGTTGCCCACAATTTCCCATCCGTGTGTGATCTCCGCCAGTTCCGAAAGGGGAAACAAAATGGCCTGGTCGCAAAAGCAATTCATATTTGCCCTCACGATGGTGGTGACGGGCTCGATAAACACGCTCAGTACAAAGTAAGTGGacatgtttttttgcttttgtttcgcgTAATCGATATCCAATGCTTATGCGTTGTTTGCAAATTGCAAATTACAGGTGGGCTGATAATATAGAGTCCGAAGGCTCGGATGGACAGGTACGACGGTTCGAGCATCCGTTCGTACAGGCGTGTGCAATGTTTCTCGGCGAGTTTCTTTGTCTACTGGCATTCAAAGCCGTTTACTATCATCTGCGTCGCAAGAACGTAAGTTGTCCTGGATCTAGCTACCCTACCAACCGGCACATATAAACCGTTTCATAGCAATAAGGGAAAGGGACGCCCACAGTCCACAGTAGGCATGGATTGAAAAGCTCCCGATGACGGATTCAAAATCATGGCCCACACTGTACTGTGGTTATTGCTACGGAACAGCTTATCAGCATGAACGCATCACTCGTGCTACTGTACCATTACCATACACTCCTCCTTCTGTACCACtcatactgttttttttttgctttcattgcTTTTTGCCCCTGGACAGAATGGTGCTGAAGATCGGCATGATCTCGTACAGGGCAACCGTCAGTTCAGTCCCTTCATCTTATTTGTACCGGCTATGTGCGATATGCTGGCGACCTCCATTATGTACGTCGGGCTCAATCTGACCTACCCCTCTAGTTTTCAATTGCTGCGAGGTAAGTAAAACATTGAACAGAGTTAGGGACCCGCGTTTTACTACACTGCCCAAGGTACACAGTATCGCAACCGATTGCGCAAAACAGATCAATACCGCTTAAGCGTCACGTACATAAATATTTCTTTGTTTAATTATATGCAGAGTGGCTGCAACAGTGGCGAAAACGGATGACTCATCCCACACTTACATAAACTAGAACTTTTTATCGCGGATGAACTGTTTTttgaaaatcaaaaatatttatttttcaactccAGCTAGTGCAATCATAATTTCTCCTAGGTGAACAAAGCACACGAAGCCATTAAAATTCGATCAAATCCAACGGCTACTAGCTGCGATCACATAGTAACCAGCATTGAACcatttttcactctctctctctttctctcactctctctatACATGTTCTATTTctcattctttcttgtttttgcCTTTCCACACAGGGTCCGTCATCATCT from Anopheles stephensi strain Indian chromosome 2, UCI_ANSTEP_V1.0, whole genome shotgun sequence includes the following:
- the LOC118503613 gene encoding titin-like isoform X2 — encoded protein: MMYSVKGATIYILCEESGKILEKIAVNTNRITFGSYPLNNVRLHTPNTERLHCKIFADSSNSVTIVNYSQSNPVRVNNTRVQSTTDLHDNDKFEVAGCLFLWNFNPANIKAVPKPKKRTIQQCRRKTITLKRVRSSGDIEKQSCAIVPRSVSLMLNAYRKRRTIHSNTVFRQSSLCDANISNNRCEENNLSEHASNALVETSTPTTVNIMRPDLSPAITPLIEKENIVPANIQELITGDLMTKTHTPVSKRRHLACHTPVSHLIDLTTPPAKTRATSSARKALSSKAIQSPRLLDVVNIVTPSPKKISRTPISLRSTTSTPKTTLLKSAIKNSRAHEPSPKKTPLTSGFAKKTPNVKLNTPRSNTPKLAPVSGKSSTPKARKHLMSSLNEKKGVPMYKTDSPVPIISLEESSKHSTPTLTKRQGTAATPKRTVCGTPKGQLLERCNIQQPASVVTSANTDNIGEVECPSVEPIIDVRSIIKKPNRTTQIRSAKYSDITPHESFADGLMPIASIPPEETVIVFQAESSVSTPSNILQDELKCVSDMPSNVNPNRNSCSSAIAPFFSDASQKTRKTMSDFSSRLPASPLRPLSHYKLIQSNLDSIDVSTKDTKAHPAIIVSEDDNDENELLAESGMTQSLQNDSIPTTPELRHSWRHTRKCIGSAFTSLNTSRPQLDLTAEIDESLVLTEDEEAVPENNQLYNLECSNPIPSSDVEQLVLHNASSNNRPASMVPETTTEISSGLMSHSFDNEPPLRDSDDIAECSITEQEKVQEDAVHQEASYSTKIALHLEIPELIFNHFDEDEKEVEAISESKTGDNEMAEITESQADDEEVEEISESQTGDKEVVVISESQIDDKDEEEMFDSQAEDKKVEEMSESQTEGQEVEEISESQTVVKEEEEIPESLIEDKGVEEMSESQLEGQEVEEISVSQSVDKEDSQIDDKEIEEIPESHTDDKEVEEIPESQTVDKEEEEIPEPQIEDKEVEEIAEPRSEDKEVEEISQSQESSYPSDTVLIMESPELHSNFDEKDKEVISESQIDDEEVKEISESQSEDKEDPQTDDKEIEEIPELHTDDKEVEEISESQTVDKEEEELPGSHPDEEKEVVEIAESQIDDKKLEEIPQSQPEEKEVEEMSELQQEMEEIPEPQTDDKEIEEISELQTVDKEVEEMSELQPEDKEIEEIPESQAADKEIEEISESQTDDKEVKDISESQIDGNEVEEMSESHTVDKEEEEIPESQQEMAEIPEPQIDQIPESQSEDKEVEEISESQPEDKEDPQTDTKEVEDISESQTDDNEVEEISEPQQEMREIPEPQTDNKEEEEMSESQPEVKEEEISESQIDDKELEEIPESQPEDKEIEEIPESQAADKEVEEISESQTDGKEEEEISESQPEDKEVKEIPESQTDDKEVEEICEPQQELEEVAEPQTDDKEEEEMLESKTEDKEMEEIPELQAVDKEIEEIPESQTDDKKVEEIPESQSDDKKVHEILESLGEIPGSEVMSDSLSQSSNEEATSRNAENNERSVIESELAYQRATVQATSEKADGNMLQLGTSVLSVDKNDKPVEAISGIEPKQMPTTPKVSKRRLYSKSNYNSETLLTPNNIVESPRAVQVTFSEGYPSLVKTMQQHKNDAENLVRDNRPKRSCRLKITNLSEEFLAGNSPAPKFVKPKPEASEHHDSFAVNEGESGDIQNEKSDTSIIQNSSQTLDGAAMEDSRKDKDVSTGARKGRTQKKVILEESSTVQTPVRKGRNRKPVDTVKETDATKEPLGDTEAIEQEDNQNMDDAEADSLATDDKEEQKDKPQVARKGRALRKIVPQEEPSSVRTPIRKGRGRKVADAVKAIDPSKEPLVEAEGIEQEEPQNMENETELSLRETKQAGTPAEAADSMATDDKEEQKAEPTVSRKGRALRKIAPQEEPSTVRTPVRKGRGRKAADAVKEVDAAGKPLAEAEAIEQKDNQNKDGATELSLQDIKQVSTPAEAESMATDDKEEQKGKPKVARKGRAPRKIALQEEEPSSARTPVRKGRGRKVVDAVKEVDASEKSFGEVGAIEQKDNQKTEDKKELSLRRTKRAAEPADTDSMAADDKEKLNAEPTAARKGRTRKIAALEESSSSGVKTPVRRGRKVARVAEENVAPETPLGETEVSEQHRITTPTPNKTGKRRLVDLRGDEDAQSAADSMATGDKDEKLTDQPTGARKGRAPRKVVILEEPSSIVKTPVRRGRKAAKKAEEIPATETNPLDETAVSEPDLEKPPARKGRRRKAELGENENDHKSDDMNERTKRTRRPQAQEVVPEDINVEATAEKTSTSRTKAKRTAKKNDESVSDNTDVASSAAESPKLEKIPRRTRAKRNC